The following are encoded in a window of Coregonus clupeaformis isolate EN_2021a chromosome 34, ASM2061545v1, whole genome shotgun sequence genomic DNA:
- the LOC121549586 gene encoding 40S ribosomal protein S20 — translation MAFKDTGKAPVEAEVAIHRIRITLTSRNVKSLEKVCADLIRGAKEKNLKVKGPVRMPTKTLRITTRKTPCGEGSKTWDRFQMRIHKRLIDLHSPSEIVKQITSISIEPGVEVEVTIADA, via the exons atg GCATTCAAGGACACTGGTAAAGCCCCTGTTGAGGCTGAGGTTGCCATCCATCGCATCCGTATCACCCTCACCAGCCGCAATGTCAAGTCTCTAGAAAAGG TGTGCGCAGACCTCATCCGTGGCGCTAAGGAGAAGAACCTCAAGGTGAAGGGACCAGTCCGTATGCCCACCAAG ACTCTGCGGATCACCACCAGGAAGACCCCCTGTGGAGAGGGTTCCAAGACCTGGGATCGCTTCCAGATGCGGATCCACAAGCGTCTGATCGACCTGCACAGTCCCTCTGAGATTGTCAAGCAGATCACCTCCATCAGTATCGAGCCCGGTGTAGAGGTCGAGGTCACCATCGCTGACGCATAA